Proteins from a genomic interval of Trifolium pratense cultivar HEN17-A07 linkage group LG6, ARS_RC_1.1, whole genome shotgun sequence:
- the LOC123888585 gene encoding lysosomal amino acid transporter 1-like isoform X1 — MGVFESFNILPWCQSNQHCLELARKNMSSGKETASFALGLVSVVIWVVAEIPQIITNYRAKSTDGLSATFLITWIIGDLFNVFGCMLEPTTLPTQFYMAVLYTIITVSLGSQSIYYGYIYPQSQYKRQLKVETPTKAGQVEKVSDAEQSHEFDAELSSPIPFPEHPPSIFTGREDLFYHVMSLSDALALKLLLRCVG; from the exons ATGGGAGTGTTTGAGAGCTTCAACATTTTACCGTGGTGTCAAAGTAATCAGCATTGTTTGGAATTAGCCAGAAAGAATATGAGCAGTGGGAAGGAGACAGCTTCTTTCGCCTTAGGTTTAGTAAGTGTTGTTATTTGGGTTGTTGCTGagatacctcaaataatcactAACTATAGAGCAAAATCTACTGATGGTCTCTCTGCAACTTTCTTGATCACTTGGATTATTGG AGATCTATTCAACGTATTTGGGTGCATGCTGGAACCTACAACT CTCCCAACTCAATTCTATATGGCAGTG CTATACACCATTATAACAGTTTCCCTTGGTTCACAATCCATTTACTATGGATACATATATCCCCAATCACAGTACAAGAGACAGCTCAAG GTTGAAACACCAACAAAAGCTGGACAAGTAGAAAAAGTCAGTGATGCTGAACAGAGTCATGAGTTTGATGCTGAACTGAGTTCTCCTATTCCTTTTCCAGAACACCCTCCAAGTATATTTACCGGAAGAGAAGACTTATTCTACCA TGTCATGTCATTGTCGGACGCATTGGCTCTAAAATTACTGCTCAG GTGTGTTGGATGA
- the LOC123888585 gene encoding lysosomal amino acid transporter 1-like isoform X2, which produces MGVFESFNILPWCQSNQHCLELARKNMSSGKETASFALGLVSVVIWVVAEIPQIITNYRAKSTDGLSATFLITWIIGDLFNVFGCMLEPTTLPTQFYMAVLYTIITVSLGSQSIYYGYIYPQSQYKRQLKVETPTKAGQVEKVSDAEQSHEFDAELSSPIPFPEHPPSIFTGREDLFYHVMSLSDALALKLLLR; this is translated from the exons ATGGGAGTGTTTGAGAGCTTCAACATTTTACCGTGGTGTCAAAGTAATCAGCATTGTTTGGAATTAGCCAGAAAGAATATGAGCAGTGGGAAGGAGACAGCTTCTTTCGCCTTAGGTTTAGTAAGTGTTGTTATTTGGGTTGTTGCTGagatacctcaaataatcactAACTATAGAGCAAAATCTACTGATGGTCTCTCTGCAACTTTCTTGATCACTTGGATTATTGG AGATCTATTCAACGTATTTGGGTGCATGCTGGAACCTACAACT CTCCCAACTCAATTCTATATGGCAGTG CTATACACCATTATAACAGTTTCCCTTGGTTCACAATCCATTTACTATGGATACATATATCCCCAATCACAGTACAAGAGACAGCTCAAG GTTGAAACACCAACAAAAGCTGGACAAGTAGAAAAAGTCAGTGATGCTGAACAGAGTCATGAGTTTGATGCTGAACTGAGTTCTCCTATTCCTTTTCCAGAACACCCTCCAAGTATATTTACCGGAAGAGAAGACTTATTCTACCA TGTCATGTCATTGTCGGACGCATTGGCTCTAAAATTACTGCTCAG GTAG
- the LOC123888584 gene encoding disease resistance protein At4g27190-like — MDCTELSTGAISKLGELGVKSALKQFKYMIQHKKIIANLKEELEKLNSLKQSLQGWVDAESTKGNAIPPNLSNWLSSVAAIEVELQSFYENRDNKNKKCFGGQCSDLALKYSQGKQATAKTGDITRLKEEGSKLPLISYPKAPPALGSTFLKDIKSLESRNKIIITVIEKLNDEQFKRISICGMGGVGKTTLVKELIKIVENKLFDKVVMAVISLNPDYDKIQRKIADDLGLVLNRQSVEGRGSEILERLKEFNDKKVKVLIVLDDVWEELNFEWIGLSSQEHQQAIKILFTSRNEEVCQKMGSQENVQVSVLLENEAWSLFQEMAGGIVNKHDINPIAREIAKQCAGLPLAIATIGRALRKKEKISWEAALQKLRHSQASSFPDMQEYVYSRIELSFNFLGSVEHKSCLFLCGLFPEDFDIPIESLLRHGVGLGLFDATDAVWEARNLVNDMVNSLKRCFLLLDSEEPGCIKMHDVVRDVVLKISFREELGILVQSNSDLKVVKQRQEKCHRMSLILNEKIQLESDLECPTLELLQVQSQREDGERTSWPENFIHGMTKLKVLYMQNLRIPKTSPHFHASVNTSVNLHTLLLEGCDVGDISIIGKEVKKLEILSFAYSNIKELPAEIGNLGFLKLLDLTGCYYLYFISPNVFARLSKLEELYFRTDTFSRLQNQEFLEELRYLSHLKVFEIRVSMLKILPNDLIFKNLEKFWIYADPYDSYDRYGYLELNVIHLTDLDYNSIKSSMMTMHLIKKCELLILEEVVDLKNVISELDDCGLQYVNHLRIESCPNLECVVDCNTPWRAFPLIKSLSLIKLPKLREIIRAHDHSETNKAVIEFSNLEKLELQFLGSLIGFSNSLYSDEHRQPIHGLSSTTKLTDSTNTEDHEILHRSDSDRFGCMPSSISAKLFSSNWMKQFPKLETILLKDCSSLEMIFDLEECSESSGDAPDCCLFPQLRKLEISYIFKLSYVWGNVPCCVQGFHNLRFLTISNCDSLKYVFTSNIVRVITNLEELKVISCGMIENIVVWSTDDKEDANVNGHATTIGFNKLSYLSLSELPKLINVCSDSLEFQCPSLTKFEIIECPMLEISLLPPHIQTNQDNIIVTYSENNSSSSTWALPGCRSFLPKFIRQRTKRVNKEVSLPRALEDRIPYISERKNKKVKKIHMPVLEELCIIKCDLLDVLFIFEEKFNFLVPSHLQTIRIEKCAKLKVIMARREERDDIINTFTRLKSLHLKELPNLVRFSFSGIYESWDKQDMDGQEGDHVRITCHPLMDESLFPNITSLCIEACHKINILFSHSSMSGLKHLQKLKVRDCANMEEIVLHQGKIEASSSKIVFHALQYLLLTKLPNLKAFSQCHNNLDFPSLQNVYIKDCPNMEVFSRGFSDTPKLEDLSITPKFEDLSKFEHHMLRIVSATNNFRHNRDINAYLKSIYGIITRIQDVQLDQTS; from the exons ATGGATTGTACTGAACTGTCAACAGGAGCTATCTCCAAACTTGGAGAACTAGGAGTGAAGTCTGCCTTGAAGCAATTTAAATACATGAtccaacacaaaaaaattatagcCAATTTGAAGGAAGAACTCGAGAAGTTGAACAGTTTGAAACAATCGTTGCAAGGGTGGGTGGATGCAGAAAGCACAAAAGGAAACGCAATTCCACCTAACTTGTCAAACTGGCTCTCAAGCGTGGCAGCAATTGAAGTTGAATTACAAAGCTTCTATGAAAATAGAGATAACAAGAACAAGAAATGCTTTGGCGGCCAGTGTTCAGATTTGGCATTGAAATACTCACAAGGTAAGCAAGCCACTGCAAAAACAGGAGATATTACAAGATTGAAGGAGGAAGGAAGCAAACTTCCACTTATATCCTATCCTAAAGCTCCACCGGCACTTGGATCAACCTTTCTGAAAGATATTAAGAGTCTGGAGTCCagaaacaaaattataatcACAGTCATAGAGAAACTGAATGATGAGCAGTTCAAAAGAATTAGCATTTGTGGGATGGGAGGAGTAGGAAAAACCACATTGGTAAAAGAACTCATCAAAATTGTCGAAaataagttatttgataaagTTGTTATGGCTGTCATATCCCTAAATCCGGATTACGACAAGATCCAAAGAAAAATTGCTGATGATTTAGGATTGGTGTTGAATAGACAGAGTGTAGAAGGAAGGGGTTCGGAAATACTTGAGAGGTTGAAGGAGTTTAACGATAAGAAGGTCAAGGTGCTAATAGTCCTAGATGATGTGTGGGAAGAGCTTAACTTTGAGTGGATAGGACTTTCTTCTCAAGAACATCAGCAGGCTATAAAGATATTATTCACATCACGAAATGAAGAGGTGTGCCAAAAGATGGGAAGCCAAGAGAATGTACAGGTCTCTGTGTTGCTAGAGAATGAAGCTTGGAGCCTATTTCAAGAAATGGCAGGAGGTATTGTAAACAAACATGATATCAATCCAATAGCAAGAGAGATTGCAAAGCAATGTGCTGGCTTGCCCCTTGCTATTGCGACAATTGGGAGAGCACTTCGCAAAAAGGAAAAGATTTCATGGGAGGCTGCCCTTCAAAAACTGAGACActcccaagcatcatctttcccAGACATGCAGGAATATGTATATTCACGTATTGAACTTAGCTTCAACTTTTTGGGCAGTGTAGAACACAAGTCTTGCCTTTTCCTTTGTGGATTGTTTCCAGAGGACTTTGACATTCCTATTGAAAGTCTACTACGTCATGGAGTTGGCTTGGGGTTGTTTGATGCAACTGATGCAGTTTGGGAAGCAAGAAATCTGGTAAATGATATGGTGAACAGTTTGAAAAGATGTTTCTTATTGCTAGATAGTGAAGAGCCAGGGTGCATAAAGATGCATGATGTTGTGCGTGACGTTGTCCTAAAAATTTCCTTCAGAGAAGAACTTGGAATTTTGGTGCAGAGTAATTCCGATTTGAAGGTGGTGAAACAGAGACAAGAAAAATGCCATAGAATGTCACTTATTTTGAATGAGAAGATTCAGTTAGAAAGTGACCTAGAATGTCCAACACTAGAGCTTTTACAAGTTCAATCACAAAGAGAAGATGGAGAGAGGACGTCATGGCCGGAGAACTTCATCCATGGAATGACTAAACTCAAAGTTTTATATATGCAAAATTTGCGCATTCCAAAAACATCACCTCATTTTCACGCTTCAGTTAACACCTCGGTCAACCTTCACACATTGCTACTTGAAGGATGTGATGTTGGAGATATATCTATAATTGGTAAAGAGGTCAAGAAACTAGAAATCCTAAGCTTTGCCTACTCAAATATTAAAGAACTTCCAGCTGAAATTGGTAACCTGGGATTTCTCAAATTATTGGATTTGACAGGATGTTATTATCTTTACTTCATTTCTCCTAATGTCTTTGCAAGGCTGTCAAAATTGGAAGAACTTTATTTTAGGACAGACACATTTTCGCGGTTGCAAAACCAAGAATTTCTCGAAGAGTTAAGATATCTTTCTCATCTTAAGGTTTTTGAGATCAGAGTAAGCATGTTAAAAATTTTACCCAATGATTTGATATTCAAAAACCTAGAAAAATTCTGGATTTATGCAGATCCTTATGATTCTTATGATCGTTATGGATATTTGGAGTTGAATGTCATACATTTAACAGATTTAGATTACAACTCTATTAAGAGTAGTATGATGACCATGCATCTGATCAAGAAATGTGAACTTCTCATATTAGAAGAAGTTGTGGACCTGAAAAATGTCATCTCTGAATTAGATGATTGTGGACTCCAATATGTGAATCATTTAAGGATAGAATCATGCCCCAATCTTGAGTGTGTCGTAGATTGCAATACTCCTTGGCGTGCCTTCCCATTGATCAAGTCATTGTCTCTAATAAAGCTGCCCAAGTTGAGGGAAATAATTCGTGCACATGATCACAGTGAAACCAATAAAGCTGTGATCGAATTCTCAAATTTAGAGAAATTGGAGTTGCAGTTCCTCGGAAGTCTGATTGGCTTTAGCAACTCCCTTTATTCGGATGAGCACCGTCAACCAATTCAT GGATTGAGTTCTACAACTAAATTAACTGATTCAACAAACACTGAAGATCATGAAATATTACATAGATCTGATTCAGACCGGTTTGGTTGCATGCCCTCATCAATTAGTGCCAAGTTGTTTTCATCTAATTGGATGAAACAATTTCCAAAATTGGAAACAATATTGTTAAAAGATTGCAGTTCCTTAGAGATGATATTTGACTTGGAAGAATGTTCTGAATCTAGTGGCGATGCACCGGATTGTTGTTTGTTTCCTCAGCTAAGAAAACTTGAGATATCATACATATTTAAGCTATCATATGTGTGGGGTAATGTTCCATGTTGTGTTCAAGGCTTTCATAATTTGAGATTTCTAACAATTTCAAATTGTGACTctttaaaatatgtatttaCTTCTAACATTGTTAGAGTAATCACAAATCTTGAGGAATTAAAAGTAATCTCTTGTGGAATGATTGAGAACATAGTGGTTTGGAGCACAGATGATAAAGAGGATGCCAATGTTAACGGACATGCGACAACTATTGGGTTTAACAAACTAAGTTATTTGTCACTTTCAGAACTTCCAAAGCTTATCAATGTTTGTTCAGATTCTCTTGAGTTTCAATGCCCATCCTTGACAAAATTTGAGATTATAGAGTGTCCTATGTTGGAGATATCTTTATTACCACCCCACATCCAAACAAATCAAGATAATATCATTGTCACATATTCAGAAAATAACTCAAGCTCTTCTACTTGGGCCCTACCAGGATGTAGGTCATTTCTACCCAAATTTATTCGTCAGAGAACCAAGAGAGTTAATAAG GAAGTATCACTACCCCGAGCACTTGAGGATCGCATACCTTACATTTCTGAAAGGAAAAacaagaaagtaaaaaaaattcatatgcCTGTTCTAGAAGAGCTCTGCATAATAAAGTGTGATTTGCTggatgtattatttatttttgaagaaaaattcaATTTCCTAGTTCCTTCACACCTGCAAACCATCAGAATTGAAAAGTGTGCCAAATTAAAGGTCATTATGGCTAGAAGGGAAGAAAGAGATGACATAATAAACACTTTTACTCGATTAAAGTCTCTTCACTTGAAAGAGCTTCCAAATCTTGTGAGGTTTTCCTTTTCAGGAATATACGAGTCTTGGGACAAACAAGACATG GATGGCCAAGAGGGAGATCACGTAAGGATAACATGTCACCCACTAATGGATGAATCCTTGTTTCCAAACATAACCTCTTTATGTATAGAAGCATGCCACAAAATCAACATTTTGTTTTCTCATTCATCCATGAGTGGTCTTAAGCATCTTCAGAAGCTAAAAGTACGAGATTGTGCGAACATGGAAGAAATAGTACTTCATCAAGGAAAAATAGAAGCAAGTTCAAGTAAGATTGTGTTCCATGCATTGCAATATCTACTTCTTACAAAGCTACCCAACCTAAAGGCCTTCTCTCAATGTCACAATAATCTTGATTTTCCATCGCTGCAAAACGTGTATATTAAAGATTGTCCCAATATGGAAGTGTTTTCAAGAGGATTTTCTGATACACCGAAGCTTGAGGATCTCTCGATAACACCGAAGTTTGAGGATCTCTCGAAGTTTGAGCATCACATGTTACGGATTGTCTCTGCCACCAACAACTTTAGACATAATAGAGATATCAATGCATATCTCAAAAGCATTT ATGGCATCATCACAAGGATTCAAGATGTTCAACTGGACCAAACTTCATAA
- the LOC123891284 gene encoding probable aquaporin SIP2-1 has translation MERRNRLVFVSDFVLSFMWVCSGVLVRLFVFKVLGFSHTHIAEIVKISFSILNMFFFALLGKISHGGAYNPLTVLSDAISGDFLNFLFCIGSRIPAQVFGSIVGVRLLIETIPEVGKGPRLNVDIHRGALTEGLLTFAIVSISLGLAASKIRGSFFMKTWISSLSKLTLNILGSDLTGGVMNPASVMGWAYARGDHITKEHFLVYWLAPIEGTIFAVWTFKFLVRPVIQGTTGAKSKSD, from the exons ATGGAACGACGTAATAGATTGGTTTTTGTATCAGATTTTGTTCTATCTTTCATGTGGGTGTGTTCTGGTGTTCTCGTTAGATTATTCGTCTTCAAAGTTCTTGGCTTTTCTCATACCCATATTGCTGAGATTGTAAAGATTTCATTTTCCATACTCAACATGTTCTTCTTTGCTCTCCTTGGCAAGATTTCTCATGGTGGGGCCTACAATCCTCTCACTGTTTTGTCTGATGCTATCTCTGGAGATTTTCTTAACTTCCTTTTCTGCATTGGTTCTAGAATTCCTGCTCAG GTGTTTGGATCTATTGTTGGAGTTAGACTTCTTATTGAAACCATTCCTGAAGTAGGGAAAGGACCGCGTTTGAATGTTGACATTCATCGGGGAGCATTGACAGAAGGATTACTAACATTTGCAATTGTAAGCATTTCACTTGGACTTGCCGCATCAAAAATCCGTGGAAGTTTCTTCATGAAGACTTGGATTTCCAGCCTCTCCAAGTTAACACTTAATATACTTGGTTCTGATCTGACCGGTGGTGTTATGAACCCCGCATCT GTAATGGGATGGGCTTATGCTCGAGGCGATCACATAACAAAGGAGCACTTCCTTGTATACTGGCTTGCCCCTATAGAGGGAACTATTTTCGCAGTGTGGACATTCAAATTCTTAGTCCGGCCAGTAATACAAGGTACAACAGGCGCAAAAAGTAAATCAGATTGA